The Thermasporomyces composti region CTGCGTTCGGTCCGCCGCGCGAGCTGGCTGGAGGACATGTTCACCCGCTACGGCGACGCGGCCGACGCCAACACATGGAGCGGCGGTGACGGCACCTACTCGGCGAAGCTGCCGGACGGACGGCGGATCTGGATGTTCTCGGACACGTTCCTCGGGCCGGTCGAGCCTGACGGGTCACGACCTGACGCGGCGTTCATCAACAACTCGATCGTCGTCCAGGAAGACGGCGAGCTTCGCACCATCCACGGTGGCACCCGCGAGAACCCGGCCGCGGTCCTGGCGCCGGAGGACCCGAACGCGTGGTACTGGGTCAACGCCAACAACATCGCCGGCGGAACGCTCAACGTCATCTACCTCGAGTTCGCCAGGACCGGCAGCGGCATGTTCGACTTCGTCTGGCGGCGCACCGTCCTCGCCCGGTTCCACCTCGAGACGCTCGAGGTCCTCAGCGTGCACGAGCTCCCGTCCTCGGTGGAGAACCTCGAGTGGAACCCCTGGCTGCTCCGCGTGGGTCCGTACACGTACATCTACGGGGTCGAGGATCTCGGCCAGAAGAAGTACATGCGGATCGCCCGCGTCCGGGGCGACGACCTCCTCGGCCGGTGGGAGTTCTTCACCGGTGACGGCTGGTCGTCGGTCGAGGCCGAGTCGACTCGCGTGCTCGCGGACGTGAGCAACAGCTACAGTGTCACGCCGATCAACGGCGGCTACCTGCTCATCACTCAAGACACGTCCTTCCCGTTCAGCAACGAGATCGTCGGCTACTTCGCGCCGACGCCGACTGGCCCCTTCGGTGAGCGCACGGTGCTCTACCGGACACCGGAGACCGGCCCGGACGGGACGTACGGGAACCCCAACGTGATCATGTACGGCCCGCACGAGCACCCGCAGTTCCGTCGAGGCAACACGCTCGTCGTCTCCTACGACGTCAACAGCCTGAACCCGGACGACGTCTGGAACGACGCCAGCATCTACCGCCCGCGGTTCGTCGAGCTCACCTTCGCTCCGCGGTGAGAGGTCCCGACCGGCGTTGTCCATCTCCTGGGCACCGCATCCCCCTCTCGTGGGCGCCGCATCCCCCTCTCGTGGCCACGGCATCGACGGCCGTCCGCGTGGGAGTGTGAGAGTCGGTGTGAAGACGCGGACGCGGGTGGGCTGCGGGCGTCAGGCCGTGCCTTGAAGCCCCGCATCACGTGCTGTTATCTTCACAACCGAATTTCACAACGGCGTGATCGTGGAGGGGTCGGATGCGGGAGGCCCGGCCGACGAGTCGGCGGGCATGGATGGGTGTCGACATCGGCACCCAGAGTGTGCGCGTCCTCCTCGTCGACGAGAGCGGCGCCGTCCTCGGCCGCGGCAGCGTGCCTCTTCCGAGCCGACGCTTCGACGACGGCCGTCACGAGCAGGATCCCGAGACCTGGTGGAACGGGTTCGCGGAGGCCTGCCAGGAGGCGCTGGCCGCGGCCGGACCGGTCGAGGTCGCCGGTCTGGCGTGCTGTGCCACGTCCGGGACCGTGCTCCTCGTGGAGGAGACGCCCACCGACCCCGCCCGACCTCTCACGCCCGGGCTGATGTACGACGACGGCCGGGCGGTCGAGGAGGGTCGCCGCATCGAGGAGGAGCCGGCGCCCGTGTGGGCGGAGCGAGCGCTGCGCCCTCAGCGGTCGTGGGCCTTGGCGAAGGCGCTGTGGATGCTTCGCCGCACGCCGCCCCGCCCCCGGATGCGGCTGGCTCACCAGGTCGACCTGATCACCTCGCGCCTGGTCGGACGGCCCACCGCGGTCGACACCAGCCACGCCCTGAAGACCGGCGCGGACCCGGTGGACGTCCGCTGGCCGGCCGAGGACCTGCGGCGGCTCGGGCTCGACCCGGCCCTGCTCCCTGACCTCGTGCGGCCCGGCACCATCCTCGGCACGGTGTGCCCGGCCGCGGCGGAACGGACCGGCCTGGCGGTCGGTGTCCCGGTGGTCGCCGGGATGACCGACGGTTGCGCCGCCCAGCTCGCGGCGGGGGTGCTGCGCCTGGGCGAGTGGAGCTTCGTGCTGGGCACGACGACGGTGCTCAAGGGGGTGTCCGACCGGCTGCTCCACGACCCGACCGGCGCGCTGTACTCGCACCGCTCACCGGACGACCTGTGGTGGCCCGGCGGCGCCTCGAACGCGGGCGCGGGTGCCCTGAGCGCGGCGTTCGACCTCGACGACTTCCCCCGGCTGGAGCGGCTCGCGGCGGAGCGTGAGCCCGCTCGGTGCCTGGCGTATCCGCTGGTGGGCACAGGCGAGCGGTTCCCCTTCCGGCAGCCGGAGGCGGAGTCGTTCCTCGTCGGCGCGCCGGCCGACGACGAGGTCGACCGCTTCGCCGCGATTTTGCAGGGCGTGGCGTTCGTCGCGCGGCTGTGCCTGGACCACGTACGCGCGTTGGGCGCCCAGGTGGGGGAGCGTGTCGTCGTGACCGGGGGCGCGACCCGCAGCGCCTACTGGACCCAGCTCCAGGCCGACGTCCTGCGGCGCGAGGTCGCGGTGCCCGAGCACGCGGAAGGCGCGCTGGGCATGGCGCTCCTCGCGGCGGCCACCGAGACCGGGCTGGCGACGGCCGCCCAGCGCATGGTTCGACCCGCGCGCGTGTTCCAGCCACGCACGCACGCCGACGTCTTCGACGAGCCGTACGTCGCCTGGGTCGACGAGCTGGCTCGGCGGGGATGGATCGGCGACAGCCTGGCCGACGCCGCTCGTGCCGGCGCCGTGACCCCATGACGGGAGGAGCGACGTGACGCTCGTGTATCTGGTCCGCCACGGAGAGACGCCGTGGCACGCGGAGAACCGGTACTGCGGCCGGACTGACCTGCCGCTGACGGAGCGCGGCCGCCGGCAGGCCGAGGAGCTGGCCTCGTGGGCCGCCACGGCCGGCCTCGCCGCGGTCTACAGCTCGACGTTGCGGCGGGCGAGGGACACCGCGGCTCCCGCGGCGGCCGCCGCCGGTGTCCCGCACCAGGTGGACGAGCGTCTGGTGGAGCTCGACTTCGGCCTGGCCGAGGGCCTCACCTCCGCCGAGATGCGCGAGCGCTGGCCGGAGCAGCGGGCGGCGTTCGAGCGGGATCCCGTGGCGAACCCGCTCCCTGGCGGTGAGGACCCGAAGGCGGCGATCGCGCGCGGCTGTGAGGCGCTCGACGAGATCGTCGCCGCCCACCCGCGGGGCACGGTCCTCGTCGTCTGCCACAGCACGCTCCTCCGACTGGTGACCTGCGAGCTGGTCGGACTCGACCCGTCCCGTTACCGGGAGCTGTTCCCTCGCGTGGCCAACACCAGCGGCGCGGTGCTGCGCCACGACGAGGGCTGGGAGCTGGTGGAGTTCAACCCCTCGTTGCACACCCAATCGACTACGTCTCGTGACGCATTCACCGACGCCACGTGACGAGACGGTGGGACGGGCGTGAAGAATGCCTGATGATCACTTGCTCATACGTGATGGACGTGCCGAGGTAACGGCTCTTCTTGTTAAAGACTCTTGACTTCCGTGTGAACTAGGCCTCAACCTTGTGTGTCAACATCCGGTGCGGCCCGCCTCGGGGCCCACCGTCACGAGGACAGGCGCGTTTCGCGCCGTCTTTCCGGAGGTCCAGGATCGAGATGCACGACACGCGTTTCCACGGAAGCGGCGCCCCCGGCGCGCCAGGTGCGGGGAGCTCCTTCAGCCGCCGTCACGTCTTGCGGGCCATGGGCCTCGGTGCCGCCCTGGCCGCCGGAGCCCCGGTCCTCCAGGCCTGCGGTTTCGGCGGGACGGGCCAGAGCCAGGACTCCGAGGCGAACGAGGTGACCGGGAGCTTCGACTGGAAGAAGCACGACGGCAAGACCGTCCGGCTGCTCATGAACAAGCACCCGTACACCGACGCGCTCAAGGCCAACCTCGGCGCGTTCACGGAGAAGACCGGGATCAAGGTCGAGATCGACGAGTTCCCGGAGTCCAACTACTTCGACAAGGTCACCCTCGAGCTGCGCTCCAAGCAGGGCAACTACGACGTCTTCATGCTCGGCGCCTACATGGTCTGGCAGTACGGCCCGCCGGGCTACCTCGAGGATCTCAACCCCTGGATCCAGAACTCCTCCGCCACCCACGCGGAGTTCGACCCCGACGACTTCTTCCCCAACCTGCTGACCGCGGGTCAGTGGAGCTTCAAGAACGGTGACCCCCTCGGCGGAGACAAGCAGTGGATGCTGCCGTGGGGCTTCGAGACCAACACCATCTGCTACCGCAAGGACGTCTTCGACACGCTCAAGGTCCAGCCGGCGGAGACGTTCGACGAACTCATCGAGCTCGCCACCATGCTGAAGAAGGAGGCGCCGGCCGCGGGCTTCGACGGGATGTACGGCATCTCCGTGCGCGGCTCGAAGGAGTGGGCCACCATCCACCCGGGCTTCATGACGATGTACTCGCGGCTCGGCCTGAAGGACTTCGAGGTCGAGGGTGACCGGCTGGTCCCGAGGATGAACACGCCCGAGGCGGTCGAGTTCACCGAGAAGTGGGCGAAGATGGTCCGCGACGCCGGGCCGGCCGGGTGGACCTCCTACACCTGGTACCAGGCCTCCAGCGACCTGGGCGCCGGCAAGGCGGCGATGCTGTTCGACGCCGACATCGCGGCCTACTTCCAGAACGTCGACACGCCGGCCGCCGGCAAGCTCGCCTGGCACCCCGGCCCGAAGGGCCCGGACGGCTCGCTCGCCACGAACATGTGGATCTGGTCGCTCGGGATGAACTCCGCCTCGAAGAACAAGGAGGCGGCCTGGTGGTTCCTGCAGTGGGCGACCTCCAAGGAACACCTGCAGTACGCCGCGACCCAGCAGCAGCACATCGACGCGGTCCGGCAGTCGGTGGCGTCGTCGGCGGAGTACAAGGACCGGCTGTCGCAGGCCACCAACTTCATCGAGACCTTCGAGGAGGTCATCGACCACACCAAGATCCAGTTCACACCGCAGCGCAACTTCTTCGACGCGACCACCTCCTGGGCGGCGGCGCTGCAGCAGATCTACGGTGGCGCTGACGCCAAGACCACGCTCGACAAGCTCGCCTCGGACCTTGAGGAGAGGGTGAACGCCTAATGACGGCGACCGAAGCGCCCGGCCGACGCCGCGCCGGCGGCGTGGTCACCGACGCGCCGCCGCGAGTGGACACCGCGCCCGCTGTGTCCCGGCGTCGCCGGGCGCTGCGGCCCTACCTGCTCGCGGTGCCCGCGGTGCTGCTGTGCGTGGGCATCCTGTACCCGTTCTTCCTCGCGGTGGCGTACACGTTCTTCAACTTCTCCGACGCCAACCCGCAGCCCAGCTTCGTCGGCCTGAGGAACTACGTCGAGATCTTCACCAGCGGCTCGTTCTGGAACTCCGTCCGGGTCACGGTGCTCTTCGCCGCGGTGGCCACGACGGTCGAGACCGTGCTGGGGGTCGGGGTCGCGCTCCTGCTCAACCGGAGCTCGCTGATCGGCCGCATCTTCGAGCGAGTGCTCATCGTGCCGCTCATGGTGGCGCCGATCATCGCCGCGATCATGTGGAAGCTCCTCCTGCTGCCCGAGGTGGGCTGGGTCCGTCCCGTCTTGGAGGCCGTCGGCGTGACCGGCTACCGCGGCACCGACTCGCCGGTGTGGGCGTTCTTCTGGTCTGTCGTGGTCGACGCGTGGATCTACACGCCGTTCGTCGCCATCCTCGCGTTGGCGGGCTTGCGGTCGCTGCCGGCGTCGCCGTTCGAGGCGGCGGCGGTCGACGGCGCCGGCTGGTGGTTGACGTTCCGCCGGCTCACCCTGCCGATGCTGTGGCCGTACGTGCTGGTCGCGGTGATCTTCCGGCTGATGGACTGCCTGAAGGTCTTCGACATCATCTACGGCCTGACCACCGGCGGCCCCGGCGACGCCACCACGACGCTGCAGATCAACGCGTACCTGGAGGCGATCAGCTACGCCCGGTACAGCAGGGGCGTCACCTTCATGTTCATCCTGTGGATCGCCGTGTACCTGATCTCGATGGTCTTGGTGCGCTACCTCAACAGGATTCAGTCTCGGGCCGCGGGGGTGTGACCGATGCGCAGGATGGTGACCTCCACGCTCGCCAATCTGGCGCTGCTGCTGTACTTCGCGTTCTCGCTCGTCCCGGTCGCGTTCATCGTCGCGCTCAGCCTGAAGACCAACGCCGAGCAGACCTCGACGTACCTGTTCTTCACGCCGACGCTGGAGAACTACGCACGGGTGCTCGGTCTCGAAGGCGGCGGGTCGTCCTACGTGCGGTTCTTCCTGGCCAGCCTGGTCACCTCGGTCGGCGCCGTGCTGGTCTCGCTGGTGATCGGAATCCCGGCGGCGTACGCGGCCGCCCGCTACCAGTTCAAAGGCAGCGAGAACCTCATGTTCACGCTGCTCAGCTTCCGCTTCGCGCCTGAGCTGATCGTCATCATCCCGCTCAGCGTGATCTACCAGCAGCTTGGCCTCTACGACACGTTCGTCGGGATGATCTGGGTGCTCCAGCTGGTCACCATGCCGCTCGTGGTGTGGATCCTGCGGTCGTTCTTCCGGGAGATCCCGGCCGAGCTGGAGCAGGCGGCGTTGCTGGACGGCTACTCCCGTCGCCAGGCGTTCCTGAAGCAGGTGCTGCCGCTGGTGCGGCCCGGCATCGCGGCGGTGTGCCTGCTCGCCTTCATCTTCGCCTGGAACAACTTCATCTTCCCGTTCACACTCACCTCCAGTAACGCGCAGACGGTGACCGTGAGCTCGTTGGCGTTCCTGGGCGGGAACCAGGTGCGCTTCAACCTCGTCGCCGCCGGCGCGGTGATGGCGGCGCTGCCTCCGCTCATCCTCGCGCTCGCCATCCAGCGATACCTGGTTCGTGGCCTGTCGTTCGGGGCGGTGAAGGGCTGATGGCGACGATCGAGCTCGAAGGTCTCACGAAGCGGTTCGGCAAGGTCACCGCGCTCACCGACGTGTCGTTCACGGTGAACGACGGTGAGTTCTTCTGCCTGCTCGGGCCGTCTGGCGCCGGGAAGACCACGACCCTCAAGTGCGTCGCCGGCCTGGTCGAGCCGGACGGCGGGACGGTGCGCATCGACGGGGTGGACGTCGCCGACGTGGAGCCGACGCATCGCCACCTCGCGATGTGCTTCGAGAGCTACGCGCTCTACCCGCAGTACAACGTCTTCGACAACATGGCCTCGCCGTTGCGGTCCCCGCGCATGCGGCTGCCGGAGGCGGAGGTCAGGCAGCGGGTCAGCCGGGTCGCCGAGCTGCTCGGCATCGACCAGCTCCTGGATCGCTCGATCACCCAGCTCTCCAACGGCCAGCGGCAGCGGGTCGCGCTGGGGCGGGTGTTGGTCCGCCCGGCCCACGCCTACCTGCTGGACGAGCCGCTCGCCCACCTGGACGCCAAGCTGCGCTCCACCATGCGCGCGGAGCTCAAGGCGATCAGCCGAGGCGACGGAACGGCCGACGCCGGCCGGACCACGACCATCTACGTCACCCACGACTACGTTGAGGCGCTGTCCCTCGCCGACCGCATCGGCGTGATCCGCCATGGCCGTATCCTTCAGGTCGGCACGCCCACCGAGGTGTGGGCCAAGCCGGTGAACGCGTTCGTTGCGCTGGCGTTCGGCAAGCCGCGGATGAACATTCTCCAGGGCACGCTGGTGGCCCGCGACGACGGCGTACGCTTCGTCAGCCGGGACGGTGCCGTCGAGGTGCCGACGCCGGCGGTGGACGCTCAGCCGGGGGAGGCGGTCCAGTTGGGGATCCGGCCCCGGGACGTGACGCTGCACCTCGGTGCGGGGGACCCGCCACCAGGCCGCGTGCGGCTGGACGGCGTGGTCTACGTCCTGGAGCACCTCGGTCGGCAGACGGAGGTGACCGTCCAGATCGGGGAGAACCTCGTGTCGCTGGTCGCGTCACGGAGCGTGGCGCGGTCTCTGCGGCAGGACGACAAGGTGGGCATCCTCGTCGATCCCACGACGACGCACGTCTTCCTCGCGGGGGATGAAGGGAAGCGAGTTTCACGGTGACCGAGCAGCACAACGGCCGGGGCGGCCGCGTACGTTCGCCAGAGGAACGTCAGCGGCAGATCACCGACGTGGTGGCAGAACGCGGCAGCATCTCCGCGCAGGAGCTGGCCGCCATGTTCGGGGTCAGCGTCATGACCGTCCATCGCGACTTGGACGAGCTGGAGCGTCAGGGGGTCGTCCGCAAGTTCCGCGGTGGCGTCACCGCGCAGCCGTCGGGGGTCTTCGAGTCCAATGTGGCCTACCGGCAGAAGGCGATGCGGGAGCAGAAGCGCGCCATCGCCCGCCAGGCGGTTCGCCACGTCGAACCCGGCACGTCGATCATGCTCGACGACGCCACCACAACGGCGCAGATGATTCCGTTCCTCGCCGAGCTGACGCCGCTGCGGGTGGCCACGAACTACCTGGAGGCGATGCGTCAGCTCAGCCAGATCAAGGGCATCGGCCTCATGGCGCTCGGCGGTGACTACGACCCGCTGCACGACTCGTTCCTCGGCACGACGTGCCTGGAGTGCATCGACGCGTTACGGGTGGACGCGGTGTTCGTCTCCACCTCCGCGCTCTCCGGGAAGTACGCCTACCACCAGGAGGACCGCATCGTCGCCGTCAAGCGCAAGATGCTCGAGGTCGCGGCCAAGCGTTACCTGCTCATGGACCACAGCAAGCTCGGCAAGGTGGCATTGCACAAGCTCGTCCCGCTCTCGGCGTTCGACCTGGTGATCGTGGACGCGGGCGCGCCCGCGGAGGTCCTCGCGGACCTGGAGCGGAACAACGTCGCGTACGAGGTGGCCTCATGACCTGCGTCAAAGGCGTGATCCTCGACCTCGACGGCGTGATCGTCGACAGCGAGCACCTGTGGGAGCGCAGCTGGATCGACTGCTGCGAGAGTCGAGGCGGCACCTGGACCCACGAGGACACCACCACCTGCCAGGGGATGAGCGCGCCGGAGTGGGCTCGCTACCTCGCCGAGAAGGTCGGCACGCCCGACGAGGCGGAGGCCATCCAGGCCGAGTGCGTCGACTACGTCGTCGAGGCCATCCACGCCGGGCAAGCCCCGCTGCTCGACCGCGCCGACGACCTCGTCCTCAAGGTGAGCGCCCAGGTTCCGCTGGGTCTGGCGTCGTCAGCCGCCCGCCGCGTCATCGACGCGGTGCTCGAGCAGCACGGCATCGCCGACCGGTTCACCGCGACGGTGTCGAGTGAGGAGGTCCCGCGCGGGAAGCCGAACCCCGACGTCTACGCCGAGGCCGCGCGCCGGATCGGGATCACCCCCGACACCGGGATCGCGGTCGAGGACTCCAGCAACGGAATCCGCGCCGCGCACGCCGCTGGGCTGACCGTGGTCGCGATTCCCAACCAGCAGTACCCACCCAAGCCGGAGGCACTCGCCCTCGCGACGTACGTCGCCAGCGACCATGGCGACGCGCTCGACTACCTGCTGTCCCGACTGCGTTGACGGAGGCCGCCGTGACTCGCCTGTACAACGATCCCGCGAGGTTCAAGGACGACATGGTGGAGGGCTTCCTCGCCGCGTACTCCAGGTATGTGGAGCGGGTTCCCGACACCTCCGGGGTGATGCGCGCGGGAGGACCCAGGCCGGGCAAGGTGAGCGTGATCGTCGGTGGTGGCTCGGGCCACTACCCGGCCTTCTGCGGTCTGGTCGGGCCGGGCCTCGCCGACGGCGCGGTCATCGGCGACATCTTCACCTCCCCGTCCACCCAACAGGCCTACCGGGTGGGAAAGGCGCTCGACGGAGGCGCCGGCGTGCTGTTCAGCTACGGCAACTACGCCGGCGACGTGATGAACTTCGGGCTGGCCGAGCAGCGGCTGCGCGATGAGGGCATCGACTGCCGCACCGTGCTCGTCACCGACGACATCGCCTCGGCTCCTTCGGACAAGCCGGAGAAGCGCCGGGGCATCGCGGGCGACTTCGTGGTCTTCAAGGTCGCGGGCGCGGCGGCCGAGCGAGGGGACTCCATCGACGAGGTGGAGCGGCTGGCGCGCAAGGCGAACGACCTGACCCGCACCATCGGCGTCGCGTTCGCTGGCTGCACGTTCCCGGGCAAGGACGAGCCGCTGTTCCGGGTCGACCCGACGAAGATGGAGCTCGGCCTGGGCATCCACGGCGAGCCGGGGGTGCGGACCACCGACCGGCTGAGCGCGGCGGAGCTGGCCGGGGAGCTGGTGTCCGCGCTGTTGGCGGAGCGACCGGACGGTGCCGACGGCCGCGCCGCGGTGATCCTCAACGGGCTCGGCGCCACCAAGTACGAGGAGCTGTTCGTCCTCTGGAAGGACGTCGTGCCGCGGCTGCGTGAGGCAGGCGTCGAGCTGATCCTGCCCGAGGTGGGCGAGCTGGTCACCAGCCTCGACATGGCCGGCTGCTCGCTCACGATCTGCTGGCTCGACGACGAGCTCACCCCGCTGTGGGAGGCTCCCGCCGACACGCCGGCGTTCCGTCGTGGCTCGGTGTCGTCCGCGTTCTCGACGGGCGCTGGGGCGTCGACAGGATCGGCGACGTCGACGGCCGCGGTGCGGGCCGCGCGTGAGCGCCAGGCTGAGCGTCGCGTGGAGGAGGCGAGCCCGCAGTCGCGCGAGGTCGCCGCGACGGTCCGGCGCGCGCTCGACCGCATGCTCGAGGTGATCCGCGAGAACGAGGCCAGGCTCGGTGAGATCGACGCCATCGCCGGTGACGGCGACCACGGACGAGGCATGGTGCGCGGGCTGACCGCGGCGTGCGGGGCGGCGAACAACTCCACGTTGGGTGCCGGGCAGACGCTGCGGGCCGCCGGCGAGGCCTGGGCCGACAGCGGCGGCGGCTCGTCCGGCGTGCTGTGGGGCGCGCTGCTCCAGGCGATCGGCCGCGTGATCGGCGACCAGGAGGTCCCGGACGCCCGCACCGTGGTGGCGGCGCTGCGCGAGGCCACGGACGCCGTCACCCGGCTGGGTGGCGCCAACGTCGGCGACAAGACCCTCCTCGACGCGCTCGTCCCGTTCGTCACGACTCTCGACGAGCGCGTCGCCGCTGGTGAGGCTTTGGGTGCCGCCTGGCGACGCGCCGCCGAGGAGGCCACCGCGGCCGCGGAGCGCACCCGTGAGCTCGTGCCGAAGGTGGGGCGGGCCCGCCCGCTCGCGGACAAGAGCGTGGGCAACCCGGACCCGGGAGCGGTGTCGCTGGCGCTCTGCCTGACCGCCGTGGGTGAGGTGCTGAGCGGAGGTGAGCAGGCATGACGATCACGTGGCGGGTGGCTGTCGGGTCCGACGAGGCCGGTTACGAGTACAAGGAGGCGATCCGGCAGGACCTCGAGAAGGATCCGCGCGTGGAGCTGGTCCGCGACTTCGGCGTCAAGGCCGGCGAGGTCGTGGCGTACCCCGAGGTGGGTCTGGCGGTGGCGGAGGCGGTCGCCCGTGGCGAGGTGGACCGCGGGGTGCTCGTGTGCGGCACCGGGATCGGCATGGCGATCAGCGCCAACAAGGTCCCCGGCGTCCGAGCCACCACGATCCAGGACAGCTACTCGTGCGAGCGGTCGGTGCTGTCGAACAACTGCCAGATCATCACGTTCGGGCAGCGGGTGATCGGGCTGGAGCTGGCCCGACGACTGGTCCACGAGTGGCTCGGGTACGTCTTCGACCCCTCCTCGCCGTCGCAGGCGAAGGTCGGCGTGATCACCGCCTACGAGCAGAGGAGAGGCACATGACCCCGCCGACGTTTCTCGAGGCTCGCGCAGCCGTCGAGGTGTCCCTGCCGGAGGTGGCCGGATGAGCGACCTCACGCTCCAGAACGTGCGGAAGGTCTACCGCACGAAGGGACGGCCGGAGGTGGAGGCGGTCCGCGGCATGACCCTGACCGTGCGCAGCGGCGAGCTGGTGGGTCTGCTCGGGCCCTCCGGCTGCGGCAAGTCCACCACGCTGCGGATGATCGCCGGCCTGGAGGACGTCACGAGCGGTGACATCCTCGTCGGCGGCAGGTCGGTGGTGGGGTTGCCGCCCCAGCGGCGCAACATCGGTGTCGCGTTCGAGAACTACGCGCTCTA contains the following coding sequences:
- a CDS encoding ABC transporter substrate-binding protein is translated as MHDTRFHGSGAPGAPGAGSSFSRRHVLRAMGLGAALAAGAPVLQACGFGGTGQSQDSEANEVTGSFDWKKHDGKTVRLLMNKHPYTDALKANLGAFTEKTGIKVEIDEFPESNYFDKVTLELRSKQGNYDVFMLGAYMVWQYGPPGYLEDLNPWIQNSSATHAEFDPDDFFPNLLTAGQWSFKNGDPLGGDKQWMLPWGFETNTICYRKDVFDTLKVQPAETFDELIELATMLKKEAPAAGFDGMYGISVRGSKEWATIHPGFMTMYSRLGLKDFEVEGDRLVPRMNTPEAVEFTEKWAKMVRDAGPAGWTSYTWYQASSDLGAGKAAMLFDADIAAYFQNVDTPAAGKLAWHPGPKGPDGSLATNMWIWSLGMNSASKNKEAAWWFLQWATSKEHLQYAATQQQHIDAVRQSVASSAEYKDRLSQATNFIETFEEVIDHTKIQFTPQRNFFDATTSWAAALQQIYGGADAKTTLDKLASDLEERVNA
- a CDS encoding histidine phosphatase family protein; translated protein: MTLVYLVRHGETPWHAENRYCGRTDLPLTERGRRQAEELASWAATAGLAAVYSSTLRRARDTAAPAAAAAGVPHQVDERLVELDFGLAEGLTSAEMRERWPEQRAAFERDPVANPLPGGEDPKAAIARGCEALDEIVAAHPRGTVLVVCHSTLLRLVTCELVGLDPSRYRELFPRVANTSGAVLRHDEGWELVEFNPSLHTQSTTSRDAFTDAT
- a CDS encoding carbohydrate ABC transporter permease; translation: MTATEAPGRRRAGGVVTDAPPRVDTAPAVSRRRRALRPYLLAVPAVLLCVGILYPFFLAVAYTFFNFSDANPQPSFVGLRNYVEIFTSGSFWNSVRVTVLFAAVATTVETVLGVGVALLLNRSSLIGRIFERVLIVPLMVAPIIAAIMWKLLLLPEVGWVRPVLEAVGVTGYRGTDSPVWAFFWSVVVDAWIYTPFVAILALAGLRSLPASPFEAAAVDGAGWWLTFRRLTLPMLWPYVLVAVIFRLMDCLKVFDIIYGLTTGGPGDATTTLQINAYLEAISYARYSRGVTFMFILWIAVYLISMVLVRYLNRIQSRAAGV
- a CDS encoding DUF5005 domain-containing protein, which encodes MSTAGALPGRRLTRRGLVSAGLAAGGLAVTGARVASAEGRPPRSTDGPRMPVLRSVRRASWLEDMFTRYGDAADANTWSGGDGTYSAKLPDGRRIWMFSDTFLGPVEPDGSRPDAAFINNSIVVQEDGELRTIHGGTRENPAAVLAPEDPNAWYWVNANNIAGGTLNVIYLEFARTGSGMFDFVWRRTVLARFHLETLEVLSVHELPSSVENLEWNPWLLRVGPYTYIYGVEDLGQKKYMRIARVRGDDLLGRWEFFTGDGWSSVEAESTRVLADVSNSYSVTPINGGYLLITQDTSFPFSNEIVGYFAPTPTGPFGERTVLYRTPETGPDGTYGNPNVIMYGPHEHPQFRRGNTLVVSYDVNSLNPDDVWNDASIYRPRFVELTFAPR
- a CDS encoding HAD family hydrolase; translation: MTCVKGVILDLDGVIVDSEHLWERSWIDCCESRGGTWTHEDTTTCQGMSAPEWARYLAEKVGTPDEAEAIQAECVDYVVEAIHAGQAPLLDRADDLVLKVSAQVPLGLASSAARRVIDAVLEQHGIADRFTATVSSEEVPRGKPNPDVYAEAARRIGITPDTGIAVEDSSNGIRAAHAAGLTVVAIPNQQYPPKPEALALATYVASDHGDALDYLLSRLR
- a CDS encoding DeoR/GlpR family DNA-binding transcription regulator; this translates as MTEQHNGRGGRVRSPEERQRQITDVVAERGSISAQELAAMFGVSVMTVHRDLDELERQGVVRKFRGGVTAQPSGVFESNVAYRQKAMREQKRAIARQAVRHVEPGTSIMLDDATTTAQMIPFLAELTPLRVATNYLEAMRQLSQIKGIGLMALGGDYDPLHDSFLGTTCLECIDALRVDAVFVSTSALSGKYAYHQEDRIVAVKRKMLEVAAKRYLLMDHSKLGKVALHKLVPLSAFDLVIVDAGAPAEVLADLERNNVAYEVAS
- a CDS encoding ABC transporter ATP-binding protein is translated as MATIELEGLTKRFGKVTALTDVSFTVNDGEFFCLLGPSGAGKTTTLKCVAGLVEPDGGTVRIDGVDVADVEPTHRHLAMCFESYALYPQYNVFDNMASPLRSPRMRLPEAEVRQRVSRVAELLGIDQLLDRSITQLSNGQRQRVALGRVLVRPAHAYLLDEPLAHLDAKLRSTMRAELKAISRGDGTADAGRTTTIYVTHDYVEALSLADRIGVIRHGRILQVGTPTEVWAKPVNAFVALAFGKPRMNILQGTLVARDDGVRFVSRDGAVEVPTPAVDAQPGEAVQLGIRPRDVTLHLGAGDPPPGRVRLDGVVYVLEHLGRQTEVTVQIGENLVSLVASRSVARSLRQDDKVGILVDPTTTHVFLAGDEGKRVSR
- a CDS encoding FGGY-family carbohydrate kinase gives rise to the protein MREARPTSRRAWMGVDIGTQSVRVLLVDESGAVLGRGSVPLPSRRFDDGRHEQDPETWWNGFAEACQEALAAAGPVEVAGLACCATSGTVLLVEETPTDPARPLTPGLMYDDGRAVEEGRRIEEEPAPVWAERALRPQRSWALAKALWMLRRTPPRPRMRLAHQVDLITSRLVGRPTAVDTSHALKTGADPVDVRWPAEDLRRLGLDPALLPDLVRPGTILGTVCPAAAERTGLAVGVPVVAGMTDGCAAQLAAGVLRLGEWSFVLGTTTVLKGVSDRLLHDPTGALYSHRSPDDLWWPGGASNAGAGALSAAFDLDDFPRLERLAAEREPARCLAYPLVGTGERFPFRQPEAESFLVGAPADDEVDRFAAILQGVAFVARLCLDHVRALGAQVGERVVVTGGATRSAYWTQLQADVLRREVAVPEHAEGALGMALLAAATETGLATAAQRMVRPARVFQPRTHADVFDEPYVAWVDELARRGWIGDSLADAARAGAVTP
- a CDS encoding carbohydrate ABC transporter permease — protein: MRRMVTSTLANLALLLYFAFSLVPVAFIVALSLKTNAEQTSTYLFFTPTLENYARVLGLEGGGSSYVRFFLASLVTSVGAVLVSLVIGIPAAYAAARYQFKGSENLMFTLLSFRFAPELIVIIPLSVIYQQLGLYDTFVGMIWVLQLVTMPLVVWILRSFFREIPAELEQAALLDGYSRRQAFLKQVLPLVRPGIAAVCLLAFIFAWNNFIFPFTLTSSNAQTVTVSSLAFLGGNQVRFNLVAAGAVMAALPPLILALAIQRYLVRGLSFGAVKG